GGGAGCCATCGCAAAACTCCATCTCCATCGGAACAATCTCTGGCGGTGTATTtaagatctgagtgtattttattttttgtatatcaaatctgagtgtattttatttcttgtatctcaaatttgagtgtattcgttttTTTTCTCGTGTAAAATACAatgtttctttatgtattttacGCCTGTATTTTCGAAGGAgattgtatacaaatgaatacaatgaATTTTGAATACAGCTAAATATCCCTGTATTTTCTtacatttatgttgtttgaatacaaccgaatttaaatacaataagttgaatacagtgtaaaagtagTTAAGAATGAATACAACCGAATTGAATACATCTGGTTGAATACAGCGAAACACAGCTGATTTCGAATACACGttactgtagctacgaaatgtaactAGCAAAAGTTTAGCTATACCTAAAAGAAAATCCCCAAAATTTAGTCATTTTGTGTAAGTTGCTCTTTAACAAACGGACTATACGTTTgctaagagaagtaatgcatgggCTCCAATTTTAACTCTTTtaggccctatgattaattcACAAAAGTACTGCACTTTGTATTGGGATatgttctgttacacctcggagatTTCAGATTGTTGCGTTGTGAGTAGACTAACACGAGCTTGgcgtgaacatgaagtccttatgagattaaggggaGAATTTGATAATTTAAAGTGTGCATcataagattttgaagccatatgaataagtgaaactaagttcgttgaaggaagtgaagtgTAAGTCATGTTCGAGAAGGGTTCGTaacaattgagctaatatttatttagtaatgtcttgaggaggagctatagggccTCTTAGATGGTTAGTGAAGTGCTttataagtgtcaataaggttccataaggattggaggttgatcGAATCGACGagagaaaatttaaaaaaaaattgggttggacaaccaattatacggaccgtataagctatacggcccgtataaatggtccgtataaccattccagagaTGGGTGAaaccatggtgggattatacggtccatttatacggaccgtataagttatacagaccgtataaatggctgtataatcgggtcgggtcaattttttctctttttatatatcGACGACCCTTGTttctatttttcatttcccacttctcccaaactcttaaaagctctagaaccttctctcaagcatattccactcaaaccaaacagaaatcaaagatcaaatagcaagaatcaaggtattcaagtgttgggagactcactatagttggtagacttcaagaatttctttggtattgaagctagggttttcatacaagttggtaacttgatccaaagctcattcctatgagataaaaggttagttttcatgtctatttcatgtttttaagcatgcttagttgttgaataacttggatgagggaagaaagtagaaaatgaagttcaaatgtggaattaattatattttgagtagtaaattagctTGAGATATGATTCTTAGAATGCTATGAGTATAACCTTGTTGTGAAGAGTGATAATaatgacaaggaagtgttgtatgcaattgtgcaaagggttggtgaagagttgttgatataagttgaatatgagaatgaattttgagacttaatggaatatgactactcgattatgatattgtggatgttattatagttgttgtggagttgttttgcgatatagtgaaagtcgatgaaatagggaaaatgctgcccaattttcgttaactcatgaattattctagtttgaatttaagagtgtctgtaagacttaaccatggtatgaacccttctaaatgtagatcTCTCAAGCTTTGGAgaggaacgttaagtagttaaggagacgaaaaggtatgtaaggctaacccttctttcttaaggcatgattccattgttgtgtaccttcacgtgaattccaatatgtcttccataatgacttcattcctaaaatcacaaaagctcatagttcttgatgttctcatggTACCATTGGTTCCatcctacgatagttgatcctttaaagaaaaatatatggacGATGATGATGTTGGTGCTACGTAAGTACTCCTAGGTGCATATGtacgtatatatgtatggccagtatgtaacaccgagcttatgtgcCCGGGTATAATGTATATTGCGCGCGcgccactgcagttgggtacggataacaccgagccttgataGGGCccggtatgtataacaccgagccttatcaTGGTCGAGtatgtgagacaccgaacctctatggtcgggtatgatactactatatatatgtgtatgtaatggatggttcctattagaaaaagggtaagtgaatATGATGAACTTCCCTAGAGGTATAAGTGGCTCTATCATTCCATGacacttctatcttatgttatttttcatgcttctatttatgctattgattataccttacatactcagtacattatttgtactgacgtcctttaatttgtggacgctgcgtcatgcccgcaggtggacagggagatagacttgatgcTTAGGCTGCTTGTTCAGacactgcttagaggagctccacttgattcggagctgcagcggttggtactattcttttgtgtatatatgggcatggcggggccctgtcctgtctatatgatgttacatactctgtcgagaggctcatagacagttatGTATAATTAGATGtattttagccttgtcggcccatattttgtatatcgtttggttagcctcgtcggcttgcgtatatgtatatgggcatgattgttgatgttgatataaaagtgctctTGCCCGATGAgatttgtattattgatgcacagatcgcgagttagccatgtggctcacctatttATGGTTATCAAAGTATGATGAGAGATGCCcgggtaggttagctccgggtgcccatcatggccatCCAGTTAGGTCGTGACATGTTCATATACAAATTAATAGCTCCACTTTTCAAAGGAGGAAATAAGATCTCTTGACCTCTTATAATTTAAATGGAAGAAAATAACTTTGTCAGATCTCTTATTTgtttttttcagatctcttatgtgtaaaaagTGAAAATCTCTTTTTAAAGGATCATAAAACTAAATAAAGTTTGTAAAGGATCAAATAACCAATTAACAAGAATCCATGTAGATGAAGGCCCCTTGAATTTCATGCAGATTTTGAATTAAACGAATCTACTCCctccggtccaaaataattgaggattTAGCCTCTAAAAActagtccaaaataattgaggtttttaGTCTATCAAGAAGGCATTTCATTATATTTTCAAATTTACCCCTAACACATTCTTAATTCAATAACAAATTTAATGTTTGTTACTACAATTTTAAAACCGCTCTTAATTAAGGATATTTTAGTCAATACACTTCTTAATTTTTAGGAGTAAGTGAATGCTTAATCTATGTGCCCAAATCTAAAACCccaattattttggaccggagGGAATAATGTTTAGTaggtgcatgttttaaaaaatccGCGAACTTCAATTTTCCAATAAACAACTTTTTTGGCATACCGCACCACTTTCAAGAATTCAAATTCTAAATCTTGATTGGTGTACATCACCAAGCCAACTTTTCACTGCCTCTAAAAAGATGCTCaaattaaagtaacatctaaactCCATGTCTGTCAATCACTGTAATATAAAATGATATTTAGGGAATATATAAGTTCAACCTATGAATTTGGAATAGATAGAGCCAAATCCTCTCTATCCAAAGGGGTAGCTTAACTTTGGAATTCACAGTGAGAAATAAATTTCCCTTTGAATATACGTGAACACAGGACAACAAAAGGAAAGCTCTCCAGCACTTGCGTTGGAAGGTAGCATATACCCGATAACAGTCCAGGTGCGTACAAGAAGAAGGAGAGCAAAATGGAAACATCAACAAGGCACTCCATCATGATCGGCATAACTTCAATGATGAGTATTTCACACAAGTGGTCATAAGTTATGTGCTTGGACCCTCTAAAAATATTACCGCACCAGAGTCAGATCCTATAAAAATGCATAGTTTTTGCAAGATCAGACACATCCAGCAgaatttttgaagagtccgagcatcATAGGTCATAAGCCAAAAAGTAATGAAGCTAAACTGTAGAGAACTGGTCACACTGAAGCTAAACTGACAAGCGGAAGGCTATAACAAGGAAAACAAGAGCAGCCAGTGCCAAATTGATCTATAACCCAACTATGTTTCAAGTTCTCTACTAATTACTAGGTTTGTGCGAAATAAAACTGAACGATCACCGATATAAAACAAGCATAAACACAATGCAAAACATGAAAGTGGCCGTCCACACAAAACCACATCCAGGCAAGAACAAAATAACTGATGAAGAACATCCAACCCATATTCCAGGAAACGACTGCAATGACAAGAATGCCTTGCCCCATTTCAATTGTGCTCGCTAACCTAGCATTCATGCAAATCTCTTTCAAATCTACACAAGGATCAGGATCCAGACCAGACGTAGCGGTCATGGGTCATGTATATATCTAAGTCAGACTTATCAAAACAAAAAACATACAAAGACAGTAAATTCACTTCTGAAAGCTAGGATCGAATGTGGTTTTATGGTACAAGTTTTATCAGACAACTCAAGAGTTACAAAAATATCCTAAAGCACTTAGGGTTAGACTTGTTTTAAACTAATTATCTTCGGAACGAAGGGCAGCATGAAGTATAAAAACGGTACACTAaagacaaaaacactaggtgattatTACCTATTTGTCCTaaccttggtggacagagttaacTGGTACCTGTTACTGTTGGGAGGTGACAGGTATTCCGTGAAATTAGTCGAAGTGCTTGCAAGCCGGACACAACGGTTATAAAAATAGAAGGGTCCACTAAAGTCCAAGGGCAAAGATTTACAGATATAATCATGACTAGAACCTATCAAGCATTCAATGGTCAATCGACAAAATCAGAATGTTGACAATGAAAAGCAGTGTCATTCTTCAAACTGCTCTTTAAATATCTAATACTCTATGCAGCAAAGTTTCCCATGTAACCTCTGTCTCTTCCACCTCAAAGTCATAGCTCACAACACATATCAAGCACATTTCTTTTGGATAAGTACAGCTCATATCAAGCACATATCGTGGaaattccacaagaattaaaGATAAAATCACAAAGCATGATTTTTACTACCATTCTTGATTAAATGAACTATGATATCATGTTGAAAATTAAAGAGCCTTAGCACCATTCCTCTAACTTACAAAAAATATTCTTTTCCTTGCTGCTCCACAACTCATATAACAATAAAGTATAAACCTATGCAAACGAGACAATCTAAGTTGCAACATCTAGTAAGCTAAAACCATTATGCAACTAATAACATATAGAGCAAAACATTTTCCACCATACCTCTACCATCCAAATCTGAACTTCAACAGAACCAAAGCCTTATTTTCTATTCAACTTTTTGAGGCATCTCTCTCATTCTCTGCCCTCTGTGCAACCTTTGTCGCAATCATATTCTCATCGAAATACCTAGCATATTCTAATGAAACTTCAAACATTTATTTCTTTCGAAATCCATGTCGGAAATTATGTGGCTAGACCATACAAAAAAAGTTTAAATCACTACAAGAAAATACAAAATTGTGATAGGATATTTGTGatacaaattttatatttatcCCAGTACATTGAGTGTTATATGTGTTTAACAACATTTTCCGACAAAGCAGTGTCAGTTCGCGTGACACCGTCTCATACTGATGAGAATTTGACTCCACAAGAAATGGAACAAAAGGCTGCCTCAACTAGCATGCATCCGCCTCTAATGGTGCCCCCGTCGTCTTCAAATCCTGGGCCTGCCTCTGGGGCAAGAACTTAATAACCGATGAAGAACATCCAACTCATATTCCAGGAAACGACTACAATGACAAGAATGCATTGCCCTGTCTCAAAACGTAGTATACTAGCAAATCTTTTGAATCTATACAAGGATAAGGATTTAGAACAAGCAGGCTTATCAAAACAGAAAGCCTTTAAAGACAGTAAATTCACTTCTGAAAGCTAGGATCGAGTGTGTTCTAGATATAACAAGTTTAATCAGAGAACTAAGGAGCTATAAAAGTATGCTCAAGCACTGATGGTTAGACTTGTTTTAAAACTGGTTATTTTGGAAAGGAAAGATAGGAGCGAAGTACAAAAGCGGTCCACTAAAGCCCATGGGATAAGATTTACAGATGCAATCATGATTAGAACCAATCAAACAATCAACGTGGATGGACAAAACTAGAACATAGACAATGAAGCAGAGTCATTCCTCAATTTCTCTTGACATCTATAATATTCTATGCAGCAAACAATGGTTCCATAAGAAtaatacaaaatcataaaccatgATTCTAACACTTCCATTCTTGATTAAAAGAACTATAATATCATGTGATTCCGATACCTGCTTAAAACTAAAGAAAGAGCCTTAGCACCATTCCCCTCACTtaccccaaaaaaaataaaaataaaaatcgtGTTCTGAACCTAGTTGCTACTCCACAATGCAAACACGACAAACTAAAATTGAAACATCTAGTAAGCTAAAACATCATGTAACTGGTAACAGATAGAGCAAACCACTTTCCAATTTCCACCATACCTTTACCATCCAATCTGAACTTCAACAGAACCAAAGCCTTTTTTCTCATTCAACTTTTTGAGCCAGCTCTCTCATTCTCTACCTTCTGTGCAAAAACCTTTGTCGCAATCATATTCTCATCGAAATACCTAGCATACGGATGCCCTTGTGGTACAAGTCTCCTATACTTCTCGAAACATTTCTCAGCCTCATTACTTTTCCTCAACAATGTATATATTATCCCTTGACACAAATAAGGCCTAAAATCCCTAGGCTCCTCTTTAACTAACTCTTGATAAACCTTCAATGCATCTTCATATTTCCCTTCGATCACTCGAATTTGTGCTAACAACAACTTAAAATCCCTCAAATCACTCTTTTTATTCTCCTTCTTACACAACTTCATCCCCTCCTCGACTTTTTTCTCGATTTCCTTTATCTCCTCGATCGATTCATCTTGCGAAGCAGCCATAACTAGTCCATGATACGCCTCGACGCGTAAAGGGTCCTTTTTTAATATCTCATTGAACCCAAATTTAGCTAATTCAACCTCACCAAAGTTAACATACAAATGGGATTTCAATAATGGCCATTCGGGTTCATTCGGTTCGATTTCAATCAACCTATCAATAACACCAATAGCTTCAAGCATTTTCTTGTTTTTTATGTAAATTTCCATTAATGCCCTCAATGCTTCCACGTCATCAGGGTTAGAAACAAGATGTTcttgaatttctttttctttttcctcattTGAAACTGTTTCTTTAACATCAGTTTGCATAACTTTTGGTGAAGAAAATGCAGGTTTTGGGTAAAAAATGAATCTTGCAAACAAAAGGGTAGTTGCAGTAATTGTTGCAATTAATGTGGGTTTTAAGAATGAACTAAAAAATGGGTTATTTTGGGGTTTTTCATTAGGGTTAATGGGTTTTGGGATTTTAGGGTTTTGTGAGGCTTTGATGGAGAAAAAAGAAGGTGAAAATGGGGTTTTGAAAGAGAGACAAGAAATGGGTTTAGCATAAATTGGACGATGATTAAGGTTAAAGAATTGTTTTTGGATTTTGTTTGGTTTGGAACAGACAGGGTTTAAGGTTGTCATTGTGGTGTTAGGGTTTAACGAGGTTGTTGTGTGAAGAAGAGAGTTGTACGAGGTCTTAAACCCTAACGATAATGGTGGATTTTAGAGTCTTGTCTGGTATAGAACAATGGAGAAAGGGTAAAACGTTAACGATAAATTGGCTGGGCCTAATTGACTCAATGTATTGGGCTTTTGCTTTAGGCCCATTAAGAGGCTACGCTGGTGTCTTTAATATTTGttcctcaaatttgtggtctttaattttgtccttcaaCATTTTCGATGCGGCATAATTTAGATTTCTCAAGGTATAGTTTATGTTTAATTTTgacatatgtatcataacattCATACTAATTATGTCTCTAATTTTTGttcctcaaatttgtggtctttaattttttgccttCAGCATTTTTGGTGCGGCATAATTTTTCACAAGGTATAATTTACGTTTAATTTCGGCATATGTACATCCACACTAATTATGCTAGACAAGGTAAAAttttcaacactcaacataatctTAAAATTATTACAAAATTTATGtcgcataacttaattcctaaAAAATTTATGCCGAGTggggcaaaagttcaatttacgaTAAAAGTATTATAAAAATTATATCTTGCGAAACAGATctggataaaaattaaagacgacatatatgagggacaaaaattaaagacaagtgaCTTTGAAGGAAAATCCGCGCAAAATAATGACGACGCTTAATAGACCCATGAGCGGTGATTATGGGCCTGTAGCCTTTAAAGAAGAAGGGCCACGTCAGATAGTGCGCTTGATTCTGAACTATTTACAAGTGAAACTTCTATCACTTTTGTTTTTGTATTTCGACAGTAGCTTAGTTATTGGTGGGATATCTTTTATGTTAATAGTGGAAATTGGTACCCTAATGACATTACTTAATACACATCATGATTTATCTTTAATCAAAGACATGATTTTATTTGAAACTCCAGCACTAAAAGAAATGAAAAGAGAAACAGGAGGAGCTATTGAAAATGGAGTTTCGTCGAGCGTCAGCAAGCAACCACAGTCACTTTCGAtccttagtaggcgtttggacatgcggtttgcaattatggtttgaaatcatgagatgaaaccagcatttggacatgcatttcatttgaaatctcaaatcatccaaaaagatatgatttagggtttcaaatcatgatttcaaaaacattaaatataaaacttgactcataagtttatattttataaaaaaagaccataagtttgtaaatatttttaacaattactcccactaaccatttaccaacctcattagcTTTCACGAACCTTTATTTATATCACCATGTGGGATGATTATATTGaaaagtagttacattactattcatgttaaattttcatttttattgaactaaagtttgatcaattaatattgtatttttttagaaaggccttctagtagcgtattaattttgttatgaactatgacttgctcatttggtaagattgtataagagttgagaatgttttgatagttttcacaacttgtgggattttatgtctataagagaaaatacaacttacgATATTCAAATTAAATGTCCTGATTTCaaatggtttcaaaccatgtccaaaatGATATGCTACTGACTGTGTTATAACATGTTATCCGACAAAAGGAGAGTGATATtactattataaataatttttgtagtcctcacaaaacttttcaaaaaaatgtcaaacttttcaattaattacttctaggtcctgatcttattttttaaagtcaaatttattttttgttcttatggTTTACTTTTTAAAAGCTATCCAACATTCTACCTTATTTACCTATTTTCTACCTGGTATCCTGTACCGGCATTAGAGCTCGCTTGATCCAGATTCGCGTCGCATAGGGCCCAATCaggggaagcgctccctaccaaggattttttCATACTCAGGCTCGAACCCAAGACCCCTGATTAAGGGAGAAACAACCCCATCCCCTGCACTTTATTTTTCCCGTTGCTTTCTTCTATTGATCTTATTATTAACCTAAAAAACAGTCATTTCTTCGCTAgatattcttgcttcttgttgctatttgttttcttccttttcatttgttgcttattatagatttttacatgtaagcatttcttttactttatatttgtattatgaaatttgaaaatttctgaaaattcttttactcatatgtaggcatttcttttactttatatttatactttaatgaGCCCATATGTGTTTATCAAGATTagtacaaaaatgattttcagatagttttaaaaattattaaatgatgccatataatgttgaaaatgaagacaatATTATCAGTCAAGATCGGATTATCTTTAAAATATCTTATTTGGTTAACTAAAATTaatcttttaaacacaaaatgagtttgaagtaGGGCGAAATTAGAGTATCAGCTACCGATTTGATCGGATTCGGTAGCACTTTGGTTCAAATTcggtatttgtcttaaaagttcattttgtataaattattaatttagaactaaataacttaaaaaattaggattcaaaactcatatatttcaaattatggctccgcatttaatttgaagtaaataatttcatcaaaatgaaagcTAAGAtatattaaaggagtgaaatgaaaattttgctttaatatattgaaaatatacttatttgaagtttaattattaccaacataaattatatttatttaattaaaatattagtTTTTATATCTGGAATTGGGCCCAGGCTTAGCACGAGCCTTGTGAGACTAGTTATGTTATAATGTGAAAGGGCCAAAATCATATAGGACTGGCTACTAATAGAGAGGCATTATTTTCGTTAGATgatttgtgtatatattttgaaTTATGTTTTGTATTACCTTTAGAATCAATGAAATACAGTTTCATGAATTGATTTGTGTGTCGTTACGCGTATATTTTTCTGAAACACAAGATAGTAAATGAAAATTGGCATAATATGTGCCAGTTTGACCATAGATagtttttactcttttttttcgGAGTATTATTCATAATTTTCATCAAATTACTCACAAAATTCAAAACCAACTCCAATTTGTATTAGTGTCCAGACACAACATTTTATTGATAAACTTTATGAATCTCTAAACGCTCTATACAATCTCTCTTGTTTTTTCTTTGTTCTGAAAATAGCTAGTAGCACCCTTATTTATAATAGTAAGaaacctactttaactcaaaacggaaaaacctattcctatactaatttgaatattaaatcctaactagacatgaattaaaatattaaatccTAACCAATTTCGGtttcctacaattttgaattattatttccaacattcTCCCGTAATTCAAAATTGTCTATTTAATTCTTGATCCACTTGTCACTATCTTCAAATTGTTGAGGCACTTGTTTCCAACccatcaattgttgaagcactttctcttcaacagTCACTCACCATCTTCCAATTTGTTGAATCACTTTCTCTTCAACTGTCACAATCGTtagagcactttctctccaacctTCACAaccgttggagcactttctctccaacattccattGTTACCCATCAATTGTTGAAACACTTTCTCTTCAACAGTCACTCACCATCTTCCAATTTGTTGAatcactttctcttcaaccgtcACAATCGTtagagcactttctctccaacctTCACAaccgttggagcactttctctccaacattccattGCTACccatcaattgttgaagcactttctcttcaaccttcaatcgttggagcactttctctccaacattccaatttgttgatgc
The nucleotide sequence above comes from Lycium barbarum isolate Lr01 chromosome 3, ASM1917538v2, whole genome shotgun sequence. Encoded proteins:
- the LOC132630189 gene encoding protein SLOW GREEN 1, chloroplastic-like, which produces MTTLNPVCSKPNKIQKQFFNLNHRPIYAKPISCLSFKTPFSPSFFSIKASQNPKIPKPINPNEKPQNNPFFSSFLKPTLIATITATTLLFARFIFYPKPAFSSPKVMQTDVKETVSNEEKEKEIQEHLVSNPDDVEALRALMEIYIKNKKMLEAIGVIDRLIEIEPNEPEWPLLKSHLYVNFGEVELAKFGFNEILKKDPLRVEAYHGLVMAASQDESIEEIKEIEKKVEEGMKLCKKENKKSDLRDFKLLLAQIRVIEGKYEDALKVYQELVKEEPRDFRPYLCQGIIYTLLRKSNEAEKCFEKYRRLVPQGHPYARYFDENMIATKVFAQKVENERAGSKS